ACCGCACGCAGCGACGGCACTGGATGCAGCGCCCCCTCGCCGCGATTCGCAAAAGGTTATACATCGCATGTATGACAAGCCTGCTGTGCGCTGCAACACCTCACGCGTGCAGCGTCGAAAACGTCAGGACTAAAGAGTACAGACTGTGACGCGGGTCGCGGACATGCCGAAAATTGGGCGCTCTTGCGTATCGAAATCCTGTTCGAGATCGACGTTCGGCGCATCACCTTGCGTGCATTCGGCGGCTCGGTCGAGCGCGCGCCATCTGTCTGACGCGTCTACAGGTTGACCGGATGCGTGAGCCTGCTCCGGGAGCGGTAATGCTCAACCCACGCGACCGAGCGCGCGATCCCGCCGAACGGAAACAGGTGCAGGCGGACATCGCCGTGCGCGTTGGTCAGGCCGGCGGTTAGGCGATCGACAAAGCGGTCCGGCCCAGCCGTTCCAAGCAGCTTACCGATGGAGATGCCGTAGTTGGACAGCATCGCCGCGCTGGCGCTCACACCGCACCTTGCGGCATAGCGGGCGAGCACCGCAACGCCGGCAGGACCTGGCACACCCACGCGCACCGGAGCATCAATGCCACGCGCGCGCAGCGTTTCCAGCCACCGCAGCACAAGGTCCGCATCGAACGCGAACTGCGTGACGATCAATGGCGCCATGCCACGCTCGGCGATGCTGCGACACTTGCGCTCCAGCACCTCCCAATGAGCGCCTGCGTGCATGGCCGGATGGCCTTCCGGATGTCCCGCCACGGCGATGCTCTGGATTCCAGCGCGCTCGAAGACGCCGGTCGCGATCAGCGACACGCTATCTGGAAACGGCCCGATCGGAGACGACGGATCACCCGCGATCACCAGGCAGTGCTCAACGCCGGCCTCATCGACGGCGCGCCTGAGGAACGCCTGCAGGTCGTCGAGCGAGGCGATGCGGCGCGCCACCAGGTGCGGCATGGGCGTAAAGCCAAGCGCGCGCACTGCGCATGCGGCGGCCAGTCGCGTCGCGGTGTCCTGGCCGGGCAGGGACGGGATGGCAATGCGGGAGCCGGGCATGATCCGCGGCGCCACTGCAGACAATGCGTCGACGTCGTTCGCGCCCACCTCCAGCGAGTAGGCGTCGATGAAGGTGCTGGCGGGCCTGGGCGTGTCTTGATGCATCAATGGGTGTTCATTGGTTGGTCCCGGCACGCTTGCGTCGATCGAGCGCTGCTGGACAGCGGCATGGCTCTTATCAGCGCACCAGAGCGCGGCGCGCAGCGGCCATGCAACAGGTGCGGTTGTTGCGGTGAGGCAGCGCACGTGGCGCGCGGCGGGCGATAGCGCCCATCAGTTGGCTGCGGGTGGATGGGCGGTGGCATTGGCAGGCTGGCGCGCCAGTTCGATGAAGGCACGCAGGTAGTCGATGGCGATATCGGCCTCGCGCGCGCCCAGGAAGATCTGCTTGGGGATGCCGCGCGCACCCAGCCGGACCGGCACCACGTCCATCCTTGCCGCATATTCCTCGACCAGCCAGCGTGGCATGGCGGCCACGCCGCGGCCGCTGGCCACCATCTGCATCATGATGTCGGTGGTTTCGATGGCCTTGTGGCGGCGCGGCGTGACACCGGCCGGCAGCAGGAACTGGCTGTAGATATCCAGGCGCTCCAGGTCCACGGGGTAGCTGATGAGCACCTCGCGGGTCAGCTGTTGCGGCTTGACGTAGGCGGCCGACGCCAGCGCATGGCCCTTGGCCACGACCAGCACCTGCTCGTAATCGAACACCGGCTCGAACCTCAGCCCGGGCTTGAACAGCGGGTCGGGCGTGACCAGCAGATCGATCTCATAGCCAAACAACGCGCCAATGCCGCCGAACTGGAACTTCTGCTTCACGTCCACATCCACATCCGGCCACGTGGCCAGATAAGGCGACACCAGCTTGAGCAGCCACTGGTAGCAGGGATGGCATTCCATGCCGATGCGCAGCGCGCCGCGTTCGCCCTGCGCAAACTGCCCCAGGCGCTCCTCGGCCAGCGCCAGCTGCGGCAGCACCCGGTTCGCCACCGCGAGCAGGTATTGCCCGGCCTGGGTCAGCCGCAGGCTGCGTCCCTCGCGCAGCCAGACGTCGGTGCCCAGCTGCTGCTCCAGCTTCTTCATGCTGTGGCTCAGCGCGGACTGGGTCAGGTTCAACACGCCTGCAGCGGCCGTCAGCGAGCCTTGCTGCTCGACCTGCTGGACGATGGTGAGATGGATGCGCTCAAGCATTCAGATGATCCGAATTCATGGATTGTTGAAATAACACCATTTTACTTCATCAAATGCGAACCCTAGCATCGGGTTCCTCGTCGTTCGCCCGCGTCTGGACCTACCCACATCAGGATCACCCGAGGTCGGGCCTGCCTGTCCTGGCCGCGAACACGCTTCCCCACTGCTCAGGTCCATCCGCATGACTGCAACCCTGCCACCTCCACTGCGCGTTGTCGCCGTCTCTGGCGGGCTGCAGCGTCCTTCCAAGGCCGCCGCGCTGGCACACCACCTGATGGCCCTGATCGGCGACGACGTGCCATGCGAGCCGCATCTGGTCGAACTGGGAGCGTTGGCACCGCACTTTGCCGGCGCGCTGTGGCGCTCGCAGCTGCATGAAACGGTGGAGCAGGAACTTGCCGCCGTCGAGCAGGCAGACGTGCTGGTGGTGGCAACGCCGGTCTATCGCGGCTCGTTCACCGGGCTGTTCAAGCACTTCTTCGATTTCATTCATCAGGACGCCCTCATCGACACCCCGGTATTGCTGGCGGCGACCGGTGGCAGCGACCGCCATGCACTGGTGATCGAGCATCAATTACGGCCGCTTTTCAGCTTCTTCCAGGCACGCACGTTGCCGCTGGGCGTCTACGCGACCGACCGGGATTTCCTGGACTACCGCGTGCACAACGAGGCCCTGGCCGAACGGGCCAGCTTGGCGGTGCAACGGGCACTGCCACTGATCGCATTGACGCGGCAGGCACCGGCCAGCGCCGCAACTGCGGTGGCCGCGGCCTGAATGCTACCCGCCTTATGGCTGCACGGCGGGCCACCTGCGCCCGCCGCGACAGGAGTGTCTGGT
The window above is part of the Xanthomonas campestris pv. badrii genome. Proteins encoded here:
- a CDS encoding methylenetetrahydrofolate reductase; its protein translation is MMHQDTPRPASTFIDAYSLEVGANDVDALSAVAPRIMPGSRIAIPSLPGQDTATRLAAACAVRALGFTPMPHLVARRIASLDDLQAFLRRAVDEAGVEHCLVIAGDPSSPIGPFPDSVSLIATGVFERAGIQSIAVAGHPEGHPAMHAGAHWEVLERKCRSIAERGMAPLIVTQFAFDADLVLRWLETLRARGIDAPVRVGVPGPAGVAVLARYAARCGVSASAAMLSNYGISIGKLLGTAGPDRFVDRLTAGLTNAHGDVRLHLFPFGGIARSVAWVEHYRSRSRLTHPVNL
- a CDS encoding LysR family transcriptional regulator, with the protein product MLERIHLTIVQQVEQQGSLTAAAGVLNLTQSALSHSMKKLEQQLGTDVWLREGRSLRLTQAGQYLLAVANRVLPQLALAEERLGQFAQGERGALRIGMECHPCYQWLLKLVSPYLATWPDVDVDVKQKFQFGGIGALFGYEIDLLVTPDPLFKPGLRFEPVFDYEQVLVVAKGHALASAAYVKPQQLTREVLISYPVDLERLDIYSQFLLPAGVTPRRHKAIETTDIMMQMVASGRGVAAMPRWLVEEYAARMDVVPVRLGARGIPKQIFLGAREADIAIDYLRAFIELARQPANATAHPPAAN
- the msuE gene encoding FMN reductase; this translates as MTATLPPPLRVVAVSGGLQRPSKAAALAHHLMALIGDDVPCEPHLVELGALAPHFAGALWRSQLHETVEQELAAVEQADVLVVATPVYRGSFTGLFKHFFDFIHQDALIDTPVLLAATGGSDRHALVIEHQLRPLFSFFQARTLPLGVYATDRDFLDYRVHNEALAERASLAVQRALPLIALTRQAPASAATAVAAA